From Haloarcula rubripromontorii, a single genomic window includes:
- a CDS encoding transposase codes for AADKGYDWMDLRDKLREEGVRPLIKHREFRPIDHAHNARIDGPRYRQRAMCETVFSTIKRTLGDAVRARTWYGEFRELVLMCAVHNIKQSLKQ; via the coding sequence GCTGCGGACAAAGGATACGACTGGATGGATTTACGCGACAAACTCCGCGAAGAGGGCGTGAGACCGCTGATCAAACATCGTGAGTTCCGACCCATCGATCACGCGCACAACGCGCGGATCGATGGGCCTCGATACCGCCAACGAGCGATGTGTGAGACCGTCTTCTCCACGATCAAGCGCACGCTCGGCGACGCCGTGCGTGCGCGAACTTGGTACGGTGAATTTCGTGAACTCGTCCTGATGTGTGCGGTTCACAACATCAAGCAATCTCTAAAACAGTGA
- a CDS encoding pyridoxamine 5'-phosphate oxidase family protein encodes MTIDQLEAYGLERMDDEEIQEFLATHSTGVLGLPTTDVPYLLPLSYGFDDGACLYFTYLLGESSQKAELTERAGRGRFLVYEIDTAFEWQSVMLAGDINSVPEDEWGEITAMTQNAWRPNTLQTATTSGGVALYEFEITDLAGIKQTGLAPDFRENIEP; translated from the coding sequence ATGACAATCGATCAATTAGAGGCGTACGGACTTGAGCGGATGGACGACGAGGAGATCCAGGAGTTTCTCGCCACACACTCAACCGGCGTCCTCGGGCTTCCGACAACAGATGTTCCGTATCTGCTGCCGCTATCGTACGGCTTCGACGATGGGGCGTGTCTCTACTTCACGTATCTGCTGGGCGAGTCGAGTCAGAAAGCGGAACTAACTGAGCGGGCCGGCCGCGGCCGGTTTCTCGTTTACGAGATCGACACCGCGTTTGAGTGGCAGAGCGTGATGCTTGCCGGGGATATCAACAGTGTCCCAGAAGACGAGTGGGGGGAGATTACGGCGATGACACAAAACGCCTGGCGACCCAATACGCTCCAGACGGCCACCACGTCCGGCGGCGTCGCGCTTTACGAATTCGAGATAACGGACCTCGCCGGAATCAAGCAGACCGGATTGGCGCCCGACTTTCGGGAGAACATCGAGCCGTGA
- a CDS encoding universal stress protein, with product MYDTIVVAIDGSADANRATTHAIEQAEQHGAKLHAVFVVDTDRHSEPALSSMELETIEIEEWGNDELAEVAERGDAVDVEVTTRCCHGKPYVEIISYADEVDADLIVLGYHGHSHSKGNQIGSVTDRVVQNAGRPVLVAT from the coding sequence ATGTACGACACGATTGTGGTTGCCATCGACGGCAGTGCTGATGCGAACCGCGCGACGACCCACGCAATTGAACAGGCCGAGCAGCACGGTGCAAAGCTTCACGCCGTTTTCGTCGTCGACACGGATCGGCACTCCGAACCGGCCCTGAGCAGTATGGAACTTGAGACGATCGAGATCGAGGAGTGGGGGAACGATGAGCTGGCAGAAGTCGCCGAAAGAGGCGACGCAGTTGACGTCGAGGTGACCACTCGATGCTGCCACGGGAAACCGTACGTGGAGATTATCAGCTACGCAGACGAAGTCGACGCCGATCTGATCGTGCTCGGCTACCACGGCCATTCTCACAGCAAAGGCAACCAGATCGGCAGTGTGACAGACCGGGTTGTCCAGAACGCGGGGCGGCCGGTGCTGGTGGCTACCTGA
- a CDS encoding DUF7471 family protein: MLQPTADWIGPGQSAVLIAVLGLATLGTLALFVVAAVSTRRRRSRPYVLLTVAIGLLVVRSVVGIGTVLGVVPMVVHHLTEHGFDFLIALLVLSAIYSVAPPSVPD; this comes from the coding sequence ATGCTCCAACCGACGGCTGACTGGATCGGTCCCGGTCAATCTGCAGTGTTAATCGCCGTACTGGGCCTCGCTACACTCGGAACGCTGGCGCTGTTTGTCGTCGCAGCAGTCAGTACACGCCGACGCCGGTCACGGCCGTACGTGCTGTTGACCGTCGCTATCGGGTTACTGGTCGTCCGGTCCGTGGTCGGCATCGGGACCGTTCTCGGTGTCGTCCCAATGGTCGTACACCACCTCACTGAGCACGGGTTCGACTTCCTGATCGCGCTGCTGGTACTGAGTGCGATCTATTCAGTCGCGCCGCCGAGCGTCCCCGACTGA
- a CDS encoding nitrous oxide reductase accessory protein NosL encodes MSKHTTGFTRRCFLAGAGTVAVVSLSGCLGTSEEMDPVSIESGQNCDQCGMVIDQHPGPTGQTYYQNNSPEGHDPPARFCSTTCTYRHRFAKEQSGWTPAETFLTDYSTVDYETRTDGGKTIISRHPGREAFASTESLTVVANSEVEGAMGTAIVPFSNSGDAASFAEEYGGQTLPADEISRELVGGM; translated from the coding sequence ATGTCCAAACATACGACAGGGTTCACACGGCGATGCTTCTTAGCCGGGGCTGGGACTGTGGCAGTCGTCTCGCTTTCGGGGTGTCTGGGAACCAGTGAGGAGATGGACCCGGTCAGCATCGAAAGCGGCCAGAACTGTGACCAGTGTGGAATGGTTATCGACCAGCACCCGGGACCAACTGGCCAAACGTACTATCAGAACAATTCGCCCGAGGGCCACGACCCGCCGGCACGGTTCTGCAGTACGACCTGCACGTATCGCCACCGGTTCGCCAAAGAACAGTCGGGGTGGACGCCCGCGGAAACGTTCCTCACCGACTACAGTACAGTTGACTACGAGACCCGGACCGACGGGGGAAAGACAATCATCTCCCGACATCCGGGGCGAGAAGCCTTCGCTTCGACGGAAAGCCTCACCGTCGTCGCGAACTCCGAGGTAGAGGGTGCGATGGGGACCGCTATCGTTCCGTTTAGCAACAGCGGGGACGCCGCGTCGTTTGCCGAAGAGTACGGCGGTCAGACACTTCCCGCGGATGAGATATCGCGGGAACTGGTCGGCGGGATGTAG
- a CDS encoding winged helix-turn-helix transcriptional regulator: protein MSTVTEQVRSHVESKPGVHFNALAADLDIATGQAQYHLRKLRRAGDIVAEEIQGKTHYYSREYDPWERRVLAFARRETARTILLHLLEAESLSADELTDRLGVARSTVSWHVSALADAEILEKSYGDRGRVVVTLTDPDETQRLLSAVRPSLTDRLIDRFTRLVDEGLAAATDDG, encoded by the coding sequence ATGTCCACGGTTACTGAGCAAGTGCGCTCCCACGTCGAGTCTAAACCGGGAGTTCATTTTAACGCGCTTGCAGCAGACCTCGATATCGCGACCGGACAGGCACAGTATCACCTGCGGAAACTGCGCCGTGCCGGCGATATCGTCGCCGAAGAGATTCAGGGTAAAACACACTATTACAGCCGGGAGTACGACCCCTGGGAGCGGCGTGTACTCGCCTTTGCCCGGCGGGAGACTGCGCGGACGATTCTCTTGCATCTTCTGGAAGCGGAGTCCCTGTCAGCAGACGAACTGACCGACCGGCTGGGCGTCGCCCGGAGTACGGTCTCCTGGCACGTTTCGGCACTGGCCGACGCAGAGATACTCGAGAAGTCGTACGGTGACCGGGGTCGTGTCGTCGTGACCCTGACTGACCCGGACGAGACACAGCGGCTGCTTTCGGCGGTTCGCCCGTCGCTTACGGACCGTCTTATCGACCGGTTCACGCGGCTGGTCGACGAAGGGCTCGCGGCCGCGACAGACGACGGCTGA